A genomic segment from Salvia splendens isolate huo1 chromosome 13, SspV2, whole genome shotgun sequence encodes:
- the LOC121762388 gene encoding low-temperature-induced cysteine proteinase-like, translating into MASPLLLLFLSLSAAALASDMRIVWQRSDDEVRSLHAAWMADHGKTYNALGESERRFEIFKENLRYIDEQNALPNRSYRLGPNRFADLTNDEYRKAYLGTKPDRSRRVKSDRYAPKLGDALPDSVDWREKGAVVDVKDQGSCGSCWAFSTIAAVEGVNAIVTGDLISLSEQELVDCDTSYNAGCNGGLMDYAFQFIIKNGGIDSEKDYPYTGRDGRCNQNKKNSKVVSIDSYEDVPVNNEAALQKAAASQPVAVAIEAGGWDFQLYQSGIFTGSCGLSLDHGVNVVGYGSENGMDYWIVRNSWGSSWGEKGYLRMQRNVKAKEGLCGIAVEPSYPIKKRANPPPAPPAPPAPPAPVAPPNTCSKYYTCPASETCCCIFQFFGMCLEWGCCPLEGASCCKDHSSCCPHDYPVCNVRAGTCSISANSPLGVKPMVRTRARPIASYARDAAVSSI; encoded by the exons ATGGCTTCTCCTCTTCTacttctcttcctctctctctccgcAGCCGCTCTCGCCTCGGACATGCGTATCGTCTGGCAGCGCTCCGACGACGAGGTGAGGTCGCTCCACGCGGCGTGGATGGCGGATCACGGCAAAACCTACAACGCTCTGGGGGAGAGCGAGAGGCGGTTCGAGATCTTCAAGGAGAACTTGCGCTACATCGACGAGCAGAACGCGCTTCCGAACCGGAGCTACAGGCTCGGACCGAACCGGTTCGCCGATCTCACCAACGACGAGTACCGGAAGGCTTATCTCGGAACCAAACCTGACCGCAGCCGCCGCGTGAAGAGCGATCGCTATGCGCCGAAGCTCGGCGACGCCTTACCGGATTCCGTTGACTGGAGAGAGAAAGGCGCCGTCGTTGATGTCAAAGACCAAGGCAGCTGCG GGAGTTGCTGGGCTTTCTCCACAATTGCTGCGGTGGAAGGAGTAAACGCCATTGTTACTGGCGATTTGATCTCACTCTCGGAGCAAGAGCTTGTGGATTGTGATACCTCCTACAATGCCGGATGCAATGGTGGTTTGATGGACTACGCGTTCCAGTTCATCATTAAGAACGGCGGCATTGATTCTGAGAAGGACTATCCATACACTGGCAGGGACGGGAGATGCAATCAGAACAAG AAAAACTCCAAAGTTGTGTCGATTGACAGTTACGAAGATGTTCCGGTGAACAATGAGGCCGCGCTGCAGAAGGCGGCCGCCAGCCAGCCAGTGGCTGTGGCCATCGAAGCCGGAGGGTGGGACTTCCAGCTGTATCAGTCA gGTATCTTCACAGGGTCATGTGGCTTGTCCTTGGACCACGGCGTGAATGTGGTCGGGTACGGGAGCGAGAACGGGATGGACTATTGGATCGTGAGGAACTCGTGGGGCAGCTCGTGGGGGGAGAAAGGGTACCTGAGGATGCAGAGGAACGTGAAGGCGAAAGAAGGTCTCTGCGGGATCGCAGTCGAGCCGTCTTACCCGATCAAGAAAAGGGCCAACCCGCCCCCGGCCCCACCGGCCCCACCAGCCCCGCCTGCCCCGGTGGCGCCCCCAAACACGTGCAGCAAGTACTACACGTGCCCCGCGAGCGAGACCTGCTGCTGCATCTTCCAGTTCTTCGGGATGTGCCTCGAGTGGGGATGCTGCCCCCTCGAGGGCGCCTCGTGCTGCAAGGACCACAGCAGCTGCTGCCCCCACGACTACCCTGTCTGCAACGTGCGTGCCGGCACCTGCTCCATCAGCGCCAACAGCCCGCTCGGGGTTAAGCCGATGGTGCGGACGCGTGCTAGGCCGATCGCGAGCTATGCTAGGGACGCTGCGGTTAGCAGCATCTGA